A single window of Sphaerodactylus townsendi isolate TG3544 linkage group LG03, MPM_Stown_v2.3, whole genome shotgun sequence DNA harbors:
- the LOC125427713 gene encoding histone H1.01-like — MPARKLNVLERQAPCGKNKKVADVRKEPTVMTRSMQRKEENRQNLCDSVDSLPSLSRILIRTINLCKSARGLSLTHLDKVLGAKGYSMSRYCPSIKRQLKLLSSRGALVKMTHKAGSSYFVITKHQEKVATNQASEKIIGTRKTGAERTNPHSASEKMNRTAQRAKSSGIETAEANQKVLRLNRNQKLRQPPSSAKAFQRPNKKTVSTIERPHSSRSKPSTGKRGRRPNRKASFFP; from the coding sequence ATGCCTGCACGGAAACTGAATGTTCTTGAAAGGCAGGCACCTTGTGGAAAGAACAAAAAGGTGGCTGATGTCAGAAAAGAGCCAACAGTGATGACCCGATctatgcaaaggaaagaggagaacaGGCAGAATCTTTGTGACTCAGTGGACAGCCTTCCCAGTCTCTCTAGGATCCTCATCCGAACTATCAACTTGTGCAAATCAGCCAGAGGCCTCAGTTTAACCCATCTGGATAAAGTGCTAGGGGCCAAGGGCTACAGCATGAGCAGATATTGCCCCAGCATCAAGAGGCAGCTGAAGTTGCTGTCATCCCGAGGTGCCTTGGTGAAGATGACTCACAAGGCTGGCTCCTCATATTTTGTGATCACAAAGCACCAGGAAAAGGTGGCTACTAACCAAGCATCTGAGAAAATTATAGGAACAAGAAAGACAGGAGCAGAAAGAACAAACCCCCATAGTGCCTCTGAGAAGATGAACAGAACGGCTCAACGAGCAAAGAGCTCTGGCATCGAGACTGCAGAGGCGAATCAAAAAGTCCTGAGGCTCAACAGGAACCAGAAACTAAGACAACCCCCCAGCTCTGCAAAGGCATTCCAGAGACCCAATAAGAAAACAGTTTCTACCATAGAAAGGCCCCACAGTTCCAGGAGTAAACCGTCCACTGGTAAAAGAGGGAGAAGGCCCAACAGGAAAGCCTCATTTTTCCCTTGA
- the LOC125427714 gene encoding testis-specific H1 histone-like, whose product MAQGEQLGDALLVEEETSRAVLSTSPKKRGKSSASYKATKLPYSLSQLILQAVESCAGRKGLSLPALKKQLTEAGYNLRRNSRRLKRELNTLVSHGLLTRVAGTTGASESFKAKKAGKSEPGKKTKAAAAAKKSPKVNREPPKKKAQKKQAPANKPRNLHRRSTANSGKKNPLNSHPAGSNRSAPVKRTRRK is encoded by the coding sequence ATGGCCCAGGGAGAGCAGTTAGGCGACGCTCTTCTTGTAGAGGAAGAAACTTCAAGGGCCGTTTTGTCTACTTCTCCCAAGAAGCGAGGAAAGAGCAGCGCCTCCTACAAAGCGACGAAGCTGCCTTATTCGTTGTCTCAGCTGATCCTTCAGGCTGTCGAGAGCTGCGCCGGCCGCAAAGGGCTTTCTTTGCCCGCCCTCAAGAAGCAGCTCACCGAAGCGGGTTACAACCTGCGCAGAAACAGCCGCCGCCTCAAAAGAGAATTGAACACCTTGGTCTCCCATGGCTTGTTGACCCGCGTCGCTGGCACCACCGGGGCTTCGGAGTCCTTCAAGGCGAAAAAGGCGGGCAAATCCGAGCCGGGAAAAAAGACAAAGGCCGCAGCAGCAGCCAAGAAGTCGCCCAAGGTGAACAGGGAGCCGCCAAAGAAGAAGGCCCAGAAGAAGCAGGCGCCGGCTAACAAACCGAGAAATCTGCACAGGAGAAGCACAGCCAATTCTGGGAAAAAGAATCCGCTCAACAGCCACCCCGCAGGATCAAATAGGAGCGCTCCAGTAAAGCGAACGAGAAGAAAGTAA